In Vigna angularis cultivar LongXiaoDou No.4 chromosome 8, ASM1680809v1, whole genome shotgun sequence, one DNA window encodes the following:
- the LOC108344412 gene encoding hydroxyethylthiazole kinase: MLHVVEELPDFTPHAVALYVNVGTLSPSWLPAMTTATQICNTVQTPWVLDPVAASASTFRFKACQELLRLKLTVVRGNAFEIIALSLAFAKPNAGSSKLTHLKDSMELVTKIVVKEKGQPRVMARTESLYRGGRPKRGWRIAGTIWDS; the protein is encoded by the exons ATGCTCCACGTCGTCGAGGAGCTCCCTGACTTCACTCCCCACGCTGTCGCCCTCTATGTCAACGTCGGCACTCTCTCCCCCTCCTGGCTTCCCGCCATGACGACCGCCACCCAAATCTGCAATACAGTCCAGACGCCCTGGGTCCTGGACCCCGTGGCCGCCTCAGCCTCCACCTTCCGCTTCAAAGCCTGCCAGGAACTGCTCCGTCTCAAGCTCACCGTTGTCAGAGGAAACGCCTTTGAGATCATCGCGCTCTCACTCGCTTTCGCAAAACCGAACGCCGGTTCTTCCAAG TTAACACACCTTAAAGATTCCATGGAGTTGGTGACTAAGATAGTTGTAAAGGAAAAGGGGCAACCTAGAGTAATGGCCCGAACAGAATCTCTGTATCGTGGTGGCAGACCTAAAAGAGGATGGAGGATTGCTGGAACCATATGGGATTCGTGA